From Bacteroidota bacterium:
CAGTTCCTGGGATGGTGGACAGCATGGGAAGGACGGATTTGGTGTGAATCGCACATTCAGTTGGTTTAGATTTGCCAAACGGTGTCAGTGCACTTGCCACAACTGTGGATCCGTAGGCCAGCTGAAAGTATCGTCGTGCCATTCCTGGCAAAGTGATACCCTCCTAACTCCTGGCTCTAGTTGAGTCTTTCCCACAAATTGCGTATTTCTGAGAACGCACCGACAGGCTACCCTGCTCGTGCACCTTCGCCCTCCTGAACATACGCTTTAGACAATCATGCACGCACGTGCCTTTACCTTTCTTGTACTCATCTTTTTCCTTGCCTCCTCCTGCCAGACCGGCCCGCAGCCGATGGCTCCCGACACCGTCGTAGCGGAGCTGCAGAAACGCCTCATCGAAGCTGAAGCCGGCACCGAGATCCTGCTCCCTGAAGGTACCTTCTCCTTCCAGCGCTCTCTTTCCCTCAACGACACCCCCGGCATCACCCTCAAAGGTGCCGGCAAAGGGAAAACCATCCTCAACTTCAAAGACCAGATTGAAGGCGCTGAAGGCATGTTGATCAAAAACGTCAGTGGCATCACACTCGAAGGCTTTACGGTCGTCGACTCTAAAGGTGACGCCATAAAGGTGCAGGGCAGCGAGAACGTGATTATGCGTGACCTCGAAGCCACCTGGACCGGCGGTATGCTTTCCACCAATGGCGCCTACGGCCTCTACCCTGTCAGCAGCACCAATGTGCTCGTGGAGAACTGCGAAGCGTCTTATGCAATGGATGCCGGCATCTACGTCGGGCAGTCTACCAATGTTATTGTGCGGGACAATTATGTGCACCACAACGTGGCCGGCCTCGAAATTGAAAACACCATTGTGGGTGAGGTCTACAACAACACTGCAAAATTCAACACCGGTGGTATGCTCATTTTCGACATGCCCGACCTTCCCCAAGTCAACGGCGACCGTATCAAGTTCTACAACAACCTCATGGAGGACAACAATAACGAAAACTTCGCTCCCAAAGGCATGGTTGTCAGCACCATCCCCCCGGGCTCAGGCATGATTATCATGTCGCACTCCAACATCGCGGCCTACAACAATACCATCAGGAATCACAAAACCATTGGCGTAGCCGTCAACAGCTGGCTCTTTACGGGCGTGCCGTTTGAGTCTGAAGAATTTGATCCCTTCAGCTCCAACATCAACCTGTATAACAATGTCATCAGTGGCAATGAGGGACCGGCGGACGTGTCCACGGAATACGGCCAGCTGCTCACCGCCATTACGGGTGGTGAGCCGGTTGATATCCTGACGGATGGTATCTTCAAACCTGAGTCTTACGATGAAAACGGACAGGCGCAAGGGTACTGCTTCAAGAACAACGGCGAAGCACTGTCTTTTGTAAACCTGAACGCCGGCCTCGGCGCTGCCCCCGAAGAAATGATGCAGAACAAGACGAACGATCTGAGTCCGTTTGACTGCGAACTGCCGGATTTTGATACGAGTGCACACAATGCTTGGCTCGGCGCAGGTTGAGCGAAGCATGGCGACCTGCCTCCCCCCTGTCATCCTGAGCCACGCGAAGGATCTCTACCGGGCTGGCAACCTGCCCCCCCCCCAACATCATCCTGAGCCCTGTGGGTCCCGGATCAAGTCCGGGATGACGGGTGTGGCGGACTGAGAACTGGCGATTGCTGGAGTGTCACGCTGCTTTCCTCAACATCATCCTGAGCCGTGCGAAGGATCTGGGCGAGCAGTAAGGCCGCGGCTTGGAGTCTGCGTTATGGGAAAGCGAAAGGCATTCCCGTGGGTCCCGGATCAAGTCCGGGATGACGTGTTTGCCGGGATGACGGCTGCGGCGGAATGACGGCTGTGGCGAAAGTATGAGAAAACAAACTATCAGGCATACAATGCGATTACCGGTTTTAATACTACTAGCCACCACATTGCTAGCCGGCTGCCAGCCCGGGGGTATCACCGTGCCTGATAAGCCGTACGAAACGCTGTCGGCTTACAACTTCTTTGAAGGTGAACTCGCCAGTCTGACGCCGAGCGCCGGCGTGCTGCCCTACGACCTCAACTCTCCCCTCTTCTCCGACTACGCGCACAAAGCGCGGTTTGTCTGGATGCCGGCAGGCGTCAGCGCCAAATACACCACAGAGGGTGTGCTGGACTTTCCGGAAAACACTGTGCTAATCAAAAACTTCTATTATGAGAACGATGAGACAGATGCATCGAAAGGCCAGAATGTCATCGAAACGCGGCTGCTGATCAACCGTGGTGCAGAGTGGGAAGCTGTGGGGTATATCTGGAATGAAAACCGCACTGAAGCTTACCGGGAAGTTGTGGGAGGGATTCAGGCTGTCAGTTGGGTTGATAATGCCGGCACCGCACGGTCGACCAATTATATAATTCCCAATAAAAACCAGTGCAAAAGTTGCCACCTGGCCGGCAAGCAGCAAGTGCCCATTGGCCCTAAAGCGCGTAACCTCAACAAACCTTTTGCCTACAACGACGGCGAAATGAACCAACTGGACAAGTGGGCGCAGGTAGGCTACCTTACAGGCTATACGCCAACCGATACCCACCCCAAAGTTGCCACCTGGAACGATCCGCAAACTGGCACCCTCGAAGCACGCGCGCTCGCGTACCTCGATATTAATTGCGGGCACTGTCACTACCCCGACGGATCCGCCAACACCTCCGGACTCACGCTGCTTGCTGATGCGCCGGTTGACATGGCTATGGGCATTTATAAAGCTACCGTTTCGGCCGGCGCCGGCACGGGTGGGCATACGTATTCGATTGTACCCGGCAATCCCGACGAATCCATTATGATTTATCGGATGAACTCGAACAACCCAGGCGCGATGATGCCCGAACTCGGGCGCAGCCTGATCCATGAAGAAGGGGTTGCGCTCATTAGCGAATGGATCGAAAATTTAACAGTAGATGCCGCCCACCAGCCATCTGCTCGCTTGCAGTAAAACCACTGCGGCTTTACTTAAGACACCCGGCACGCTCCGCCTGCCGTAAACCACCAATTATATGCGTATCAAAACACTAACCTGTTTGCTCCTGTGCTCATTTTTGCTGGGCGTAAACGGTTTTGCTCAAAACATTGAAGGCTCTATAACCGATGAAGAAGGCGCGCCCCTATTTGGCGCAAGCCTGATTGTACAGGGCACAACAACAGGGACCACAACCAATGCTGATGGCGAATTCAACCTCGCTTATGCTGGCAACTACCCGATTA
This genomic window contains:
- a CDS encoding parallel beta-helix domain-containing protein → MHARAFTFLVLIFFLASSCQTGPQPMAPDTVVAELQKRLIEAEAGTEILLPEGTFSFQRSLSLNDTPGITLKGAGKGKTILNFKDQIEGAEGMLIKNVSGITLEGFTVVDSKGDAIKVQGSENVIMRDLEATWTGGMLSTNGAYGLYPVSSTNVLVENCEASYAMDAGIYVGQSTNVIVRDNYVHHNVAGLEIENTIVGEVYNNTAKFNTGGMLIFDMPDLPQVNGDRIKFYNNLMEDNNNENFAPKGMVVSTIPPGSGMIIMSHSNIAAYNNTIRNHKTIGVAVNSWLFTGVPFESEEFDPFSSNINLYNNVISGNEGPADVSTEYGQLLTAITGGEPVDILTDGIFKPESYDENGQAQGYCFKNNGEALSFVNLNAGLGAAPEEMMQNKTNDLSPFDCELPDFDTSAHNAWLGAG
- a CDS encoding SO2930 family diheme c-type cytochrome, whose product is MRLPVLILLATTLLAGCQPGGITVPDKPYETLSAYNFFEGELASLTPSAGVLPYDLNSPLFSDYAHKARFVWMPAGVSAKYTTEGVLDFPENTVLIKNFYYENDETDASKGQNVIETRLLINRGAEWEAVGYIWNENRTEAYREVVGGIQAVSWVDNAGTARSTNYIIPNKNQCKSCHLAGKQQVPIGPKARNLNKPFAYNDGEMNQLDKWAQVGYLTGYTPTDTHPKVATWNDPQTGTLEARALAYLDINCGHCHYPDGSANTSGLTLLADAPVDMAMGIYKATVSAGAGTGGHTYSIVPGNPDESIMIYRMNSNNPGAMMPELGRSLIHEEGVALISEWIENLTVDAAHQPSARLQ